Proteins encoded together in one Planctomyces sp. SH-PL14 window:
- a CDS encoding phosphoenolpyruvate hydrolase family protein has translation MSESRQAILERFRRKVAEGRPLIGGGAGTGISAKCEEAAGIDLIVVYNSGRYRMAGRGSLAGLMPYGNANQIVKELAPEILTAVRHTPVLAGVCGTDPFLIREPFLRELQSLGFAGIQNFPTVGLIDGTFRANLEETGMSFQLEVDCIAAAHEMGLLTTPYAFDPDQARLLTQAGADIIVAHMGLTTSGTIGAITSLTLDQCVAAVDEIAQAAREVRSDVLVLCHGGPIAEPGDTKYVLDRCDIEGFYGASSMERLPTESAITRQVEQFVRLERNRDLNAAGGPGANGSRATAARRRTSPE, from the coding sequence ATGAGCGAATCCCGACAAGCCATCCTCGAACGTTTCCGCCGCAAAGTCGCGGAGGGACGCCCCCTGATCGGCGGCGGCGCGGGCACCGGCATCAGCGCCAAGTGTGAGGAGGCAGCGGGGATCGACCTGATCGTCGTCTACAACTCCGGCCGCTACCGGATGGCGGGGCGGGGCTCGCTCGCCGGCCTCATGCCCTATGGGAACGCCAACCAGATCGTGAAGGAGCTCGCTCCCGAGATCCTGACCGCCGTCCGCCACACCCCGGTCCTGGCGGGGGTCTGCGGCACCGACCCCTTCCTGATCCGCGAGCCGTTCCTGCGGGAGCTGCAGTCGCTGGGCTTCGCCGGGATCCAGAACTTCCCGACGGTCGGCCTCATCGACGGGACGTTCCGGGCGAACCTCGAAGAGACCGGCATGAGCTTTCAGCTCGAGGTGGACTGTATCGCCGCCGCCCATGAGATGGGGCTGCTGACGACCCCCTACGCCTTCGATCCCGACCAGGCCCGGCTGCTGACCCAGGCGGGGGCGGACATCATCGTGGCCCACATGGGGCTCACGACCTCGGGAACGATCGGCGCAATCACATCCCTGACGCTCGACCAGTGCGTCGCCGCGGTTGACGAGATCGCGCAGGCGGCCCGCGAAGTCCGGTCCGACGTCCTCGTCCTGTGCCACGGCGGCCCGATCGCCGAGCCGGGGGATACGAAGTACGTTCTCGACCGCTGCGACATCGAAGGGTTCTACGGGGCCAGCTCAATGGAGCGGCTCCCGACCGAATCCGCGATCACCCGGCAGGTCGAACAGTTCGTCCGCCTGGAACGAAACCGGGACCTCAATGCGGCCGGCGGTCCGGGAGCGAACGGTTCCCGCGCGACCGCAGCGCGGCGACGGACATCGCCGGAGTGA
- a CDS encoding Tm-1-like ATP-binding domain-containing protein: protein MPPTVLAIATMDTKGEELAFVAEQLERAGVRAVMVDVGSLDAPTVPPQVGRTQVAMHHPDGIGAAVGHTDRGAAVAAMGEALAAFLLKQLASKAFDGVIGLGGSGGTALITRAMRALPAGLPKLMVSTVASGNVAPYVDCSDISMMPSIVDVAGINAVSTRILSNAAHAMAGMVLHSPPQVANRPIVGMTMFGVTTPCVMAVRAALEQRGFDCLVFHATGTGGRAMEKLVESGMIRGVLDITTTEVADEVVGGVFPAGPARFEAILRSQVPYVMSLGALDMVNFGAPETVPAPFRDRRLHRHNAQVTLMRTTPEENRQFARWMTAKLARATSPATVLIPAGGVSALDAPGQPFHDPEADAAFVEAFRSGLAGTSAVGIETHPFHINDKAFADTLVTRFLEQWDAASRREPAPGTH, encoded by the coding sequence ATGCCGCCGACAGTCCTGGCGATCGCCACGATGGACACGAAGGGGGAAGAACTCGCCTTCGTCGCCGAGCAGCTCGAGCGGGCCGGAGTCCGGGCCGTGATGGTCGACGTCGGGTCGCTTGACGCCCCCACGGTCCCGCCACAAGTCGGGCGGACCCAGGTCGCCATGCACCATCCCGACGGGATCGGGGCCGCGGTCGGACACACTGACCGGGGCGCCGCCGTCGCCGCGATGGGGGAGGCCCTGGCGGCGTTCCTCCTGAAGCAGCTCGCGTCGAAGGCATTCGACGGCGTGATCGGCCTCGGGGGCAGCGGCGGAACCGCCCTCATCACGCGGGCGATGCGGGCCCTGCCGGCGGGGCTTCCGAAACTGATGGTCTCGACCGTCGCCAGCGGTAACGTCGCCCCCTACGTGGACTGCAGCGACATCTCGATGATGCCCTCGATCGTCGACGTCGCGGGGATCAACGCGGTCTCGACCCGGATCCTGTCGAACGCCGCTCACGCCATGGCCGGGATGGTGCTCCACTCGCCCCCGCAGGTGGCGAACCGGCCGATCGTCGGAATGACGATGTTCGGCGTCACGACCCCATGCGTCATGGCCGTCCGGGCCGCCCTCGAGCAGCGGGGTTTCGACTGCCTCGTCTTCCACGCCACCGGCACCGGGGGACGGGCGATGGAAAAACTCGTCGAGTCCGGAATGATCCGCGGGGTCCTCGACATCACCACGACGGAGGTCGCCGACGAGGTTGTCGGCGGGGTCTTCCCGGCGGGACCGGCGCGGTTCGAGGCGATCCTCCGGTCGCAGGTCCCGTATGTGATGAGCCTCGGGGCTCTCGACATGGTGAACTTCGGCGCTCCGGAAACTGTGCCTGCCCCATTCCGTGACCGCCGGCTCCATCGGCACAATGCCCAGGTGACACTGATGCGGACCACGCCGGAAGAGAACCGGCAGTTCGCCCGTTGGATGACCGCCAAATTGGCCCGTGCGACATCGCCGGCTACGGTGCTCATCCCCGCGGGAGGGGTCTCGGCGCTCGACGCGCCGGGGCAGCCGTTCCACGACCCGGAGGCGGACGCCGCGTTCGTCGAGGCGTTCCGTTCCGGGCTCGCAGGGACGTCCGCCGTCGGGATTGAAACACACCCCTTCCACATCAACGACAAGGCGTTCGCCGACACTCTCGTCACCCGTTTCCTTGAACAGTGGGACGCCGCGTCCCGCCGGGAGCCTGCTCCCGGAACGCATTGA